The sequence TAACCCGGacttcattttaagataataatatgttaaacatgattaagggttggtaattaatcaatttcggagtgttattggacttcgaaagagaatttgggcttttgactttgggccggatcggaagctccgatcccagccacttcggaagctcagcggaagcaccgatatcggaagctccgattctagaacggacgttccgatctccggtTGCCAACtttacccgatgactcagccacgaggtTTGACAAGTGATGATCggaggcgagatcggaagctccgatcgtcggatcgaaCGTTTCGATCCCGGCGTGTCATACATGCAAGGCGTGagctggatcgaaagctccgatcccgagatcggtggttccgatcttgTCCGGGAATTTTTCCTATAGATAGGGCTtcccagattcatttctaaatacgaattcccgaggttccttcttcagttatatagtgtgagatatacactttaGGGCCCTATCGGTTTTAATAGatgttctggaataaccaaggtgtggttatagtcatccgggactagcgactccaaagggctatctacggacgaaggtatggtccgggaatctatttaagttttgggagtacttattatcttagttaaggcttatagaatttatgtggtgatatggtgaacttttgaatataggcttggaacctaggatcctactatacttgaactagcctagaggtacgtacacattgactgagattgccagcgagtatacatgtttatatgttgcatttatttggcattattatatggaatgatatatgatttaccgctttctatattcatatgtcatgtgcatatacacgttgagcctataccttgttatacctgactatagagccgctcagctctatactcgatagtctgtcactgagagtaccgcgacggcgggggcatttatgtctgtctactctggtgtactagacgagtgtggttgcacccagaggttgatccgtgcggtggcagcacttatatggcgccggtactgagcatgacttttcagatgaccctttaccagtcatcatgttgcatgcattatatacatatgtttactcatgtctatgtattgggcgttagcgctcacgtcctagttgttatcttggacaccctattctatggggcaggtcgcaggatggacggagccggtagttcgaggcaggactagggagccggatcttttcaggggaatttatacaacaggatttgttttagctgtataatgtttacttttaagtatttccatttggttgtatcactacatatttaagcctggattatgttactaagctgatatgtaaaattaagtttccgcacgttttactctgttaagttattttactgtgttaagtttaatgcatgctattagttgccagttagtaggtgataccatgcaggatTACTATAgtttgagttgagcgacatcctccccgaatgggtgtgtcggtgagttgttcgcAAAAACtcgaccccgggatcccaaccgagtaccgaatgatattcgattatccgattagataatcccgagttttgaagtcatgcattgcattttaatgcatttcgagttgagtgctgatatgcctttctgaattgattgactcgttgttttatataacatgatttgatatattatttggaattgcttgatttgtctattttactgggaattatattctcaccggattatccggctgtcgttttgtttgtatgtgcacttgacggcaggtggggcaggatcgagtcaagaGCTGCATGACTAGATCAAGTGGGAAatgatagagtgaggacttgaTTTTAGAAGTCATACCTTGTATTCGAACTCCCGTGTATTCCATTTTGAattgtagaacttagaatcGACGCTTGTTctacatttttatgtatttgaatacctcgttgttggaaaaatattagttggatcatgttagagtcctTATGGGTATGACATTACACTTTTGGAGTCATTTTTGGTGcagaaacagcaggccatgcgcgcccgcgcgtcttGCACTGTCTCGGAGGCCCGGACAGGGCGTCATGTCGCTCGCGCCTCGTTTGGCGCGCCCGCACGTCACcccgataaaaaaaaaaacctactttTCGCGACGTGGTTTTGCGTCGCCGAATGTAAGATGTGCGTCGCTAAAtgtcttattgattatttttatttcttttgatttacatgatttatttatgttcGAGAGACACCAGGTCTGTGCCTGGGTTCGTGCATGTATCCTTTCTAGCGcagttttcttaaaaaaataatatctcaagttctagccgtcggatcgaaccgaaatttggacagtagctttaaaacatcttgaactagATTGTGAACTGTAGAGATATGATTTGGATGTTTTtataatcaaaaataaatttttgcccattgctgctccgtaattcattcttgcggctcttTTCTTGCcccaaaatcatgatttcttcacaaattcctacaaaaatCAATCCGAAGAGTGAAATGTACACATATGAAATAAATcacaataaaaacacataaaaacacaatgagaCAATACAAATTtatgcaaaatagacataaaaataacataaaataatgcacacaaaattcaCTTATCAATGCTACTAgaagctcttaccatgatttgatgggtcgtccaattagaaatgaattctgAAATTATGTGATCAAAGATTTGATGCATATAATGAGTCTAATTAGGGTAATCCTGCATAAAAGACGATGTTCTGAATCACATAGAGTTGTGatcccacgactagctgtatctctgaatcattgagggtcacacaagtattAATTTTCTTGTtttcgttgagatagttaattcaaagagttgaatttgGAAAAAATAATTTGATAGGATCAAAGTAGATGTGTCAAAACGGGCTAGCAGGATGGGCTGACCCACAACCCGTCCCAACCCACCATTAGGTGGGACGGGGCGGGACGGTCCACCTTTTAGGTGGTTTGGAAAAACATCAactcaacccacctattttaggtggcGGGGCAGGCCAACCAAACGAGCTCACGTGTAAATTGATGGGTTTTGGCGAGCCAACCTGTAACCCACCACAACCTACCATTAGTTGTGGAGGGGCGGGACGGGGCAGCCCATTTTTTAGGCGGGTTGAAAATTGATAACTCAATCCACCAATTTTATATGATGGGACGGGCCAATCCGACGGACCTAGCTCATTTTAACATCTCTAATCAAAAGTAATAAACTTATTAGGAGTTTATAAGTGATTTCTATTTTTGGAAGTTTTACCATGTGGACTTGGTCAAATGAAGAAATTGCCTAATTTGAAATCAgtgattttgaaattttggactTGGTGTCATAATAACGAGTAGGTTAAACTCGTCACATCGGTGATAGTGGATCGTCGATCGGGATTATGATAATATGTTATTTATGTGTTAAAAATATATGGGATTAGATAATCAAAGCCCATTGAAATATAATTAATTCTATTTGGACTAGAAAAAATGTTAAGAAGCTCGTTAAAGATTTCTAAGGCTTTTGACGGGATAAAATACATGATGTTTGATATGATGATAACATTAATGATTAATTTTGTGTATTACCATGAAAGGACTAAAATATCCCCATGAATTGTAAATAATTACCTAGGTCTTAgtctaaatataataaaaaaaacaataaataatatgaaataaaataatagtagtaataagaaataaataactggatattttttttaaaatatattaatattatcgaTAGTAAGTACAATAGAAAATGAAGAAATAAGtctaatataattaaattaaatattttgataatattaataaatgCTAAAAAGAATTTCGAAAATAAATTGATAATAATAAAGAATAGGAAtatatagaaataaatatatctatgaaataataaagaataggaataaaaataaatatatctatgaataatataataataaaaaaataataataataatttattattattattatcattattatcatattaatattaaaaattatttgtattaatttttaaaGTGTATTTTTATTATACATTTATTATTCTCATGTAAAGTGTTATTTCTTTCTGTTTTATAATtagtataatttatatattattattaattgaatTCTTactatcaattatttttattactaTTTTTACATTTAATATcactatttttattattatttatttaaatattacttccattaattttcttactatttTCCAGTTAATGTTATTATTGActgaaatattattattatttgttacTAATTCATTTCTTTTTGCTACTTCTTCTTACTcgtcatttttattatttattagaaaactatattaatttatttttttatttattaaattcttaTATCTCACAATACATATTATTAATTCATTTCTTACTATTACTTATTAATATTGTCACTATTCTTGTCGTTTCTAGACCATTATTTATAATACATTTATTTCTCATTATATaactattattattaaaataatattattaaattatttcattttaatttatttaatatatctgATTACTTCATTTTTACATTGGTTATTACTATTTTAATATTTAGgataattgaataataatataatatcatattttttgacgaagtaaaattatttaaaaaattaaaaaatttaaaaatattaagcaATGAATCGTCAATCAGGGTTGACGATTTTAATaacaatattatatttttaaaatatgtaaattcACATTTTATTAGATTAACAAATTGAATTTCTAAGTAACCGCATTTTCCATTTTTCTCTCTATAAGCAGTAATAAAGTAAAATGctctttaaaaaaaagtaataaagtaaaataataataaaaccaccaattcaaaagtttgacgtattcaaaattcacaagggtataaaagtaaaaataatagTTATCATTAGATTTACGAAAACAATCACACGGACCAAGTGATTAATAGTCTCCCTTTTTGTGTGAACAGTGCGGGCTTTATGCGGGCTTTCTTGATAATTTGAAAGAGTAAAAATCGTACCAAACTAAAGATTATGAGAGATTAATAGTTAATTTACCTCTTATCCCATGTACCAAACATGGCCTAATAGTACTAGGATAGTAGAATACTAGTAGGACTAGTTTGTTAGAGTTCTAGTTGAACAATAAGTTTTAAACACATCTATAAATATGTGAGGACATACTTTGAAAAAATCACTCCACTTTTGAAGCCAAAAATTCGGCTACTTTATTCCAAGTGTTGGAATGTTTTTTGCCGCTCGATCAATCTCAACGAAAAATATCCATCTGATTTTTAGTGCGATCAAAAAGAGGAAATTGATAATCAATCGTGGACTtgattgattttaaaaaaaagacgTATCCAATTGATCGTTCGTTGGGAACTACAAATAAAGTATGTCCACTTTAATTCGAAATAGTTGGTGTCAAGCCTTTATCGCTAAAGGtaatttaattctaaaaacCTATAAATGATTTGATAACTAGATCCATACGACATCCAAAAGATATTTATAtgacaaatatttaataaaatattttaattccgTTGAGTTCTTGTGTGCTAGAATCACGAATTCCAACAATAATATGTCTATTAGACCCAAAATGTTGTGTATTGCGAGCGTGGCATGTATTTACATCCACTCTCCCACCTTCCATTGACTATTAGTTTCCATCCCACaattcttcatttgatggactTCACTTGCTATTGCCCCTCAATATTTTATGCTGCCATGACCATTTCTTCTTTGGACCGCCCAAGAATTCGTGTTTTGGGTCAAACAATGTCACAAGAGGCTTTCAGCATAAAATggatccaaataaaattatataaaatgagAATATATAAAGTTAAAAATAAAGTACAGCTTTTCAAATTTGCTGCAATATTTTACCTTCCAAAAACCGGATAAACATAGTTTTTTCAACCAAAATCTGTCATTTTCCTTTTGACAAATCTGGCCatgtttatattgtttaaaCACACTTCAGTTTTGCCCAAATATTCGCAATTTCCTTTTCTTCAGATTCCTCCCTCACCTGCCCATACATTTTCTTCCTTTGCCTTTCTTCAGAACTCTCCCTGCGCAGCCCCTCTATTTTCTTCAGCTGTAAAGCATTTGTGCACAAAAACTGTGCCATTCGATAATCTGGTAACCTTTGACTGAACGAACTGAACCGGACTCTTCTAAGATGAGATACGATACAGGACGGCACAGATTCCACCtcatcataatcataatcattcCAGAAACACTGTAAAAAAGATAACCATGAATACAATAATTTTGACATATAAGGATCCAGAAGGGTTGGGCactaaataaaattttgaggttatttttgaaaaacacaTGTAAACTTTAAATAAGGGAACAACAAATGATTGCATGTGCTAGATATTTACCTAAGGAGGAAACAGATACAAACATTTTCTCCAGATGATGGATATTACATGGGTGGCAAAAAACTTACCATCGCTAAGACGATCGATTCAAGAAATGGCATCACATGAAGCAACTTTAGAAGTGATCCACTGTTGCATTTTGTAAAAACTTCTAGTCGCTTCAGCATATTAAAACTAGGAAGTGGAGGCATTTGATCAGATTGGGTGACGGCCTAATACAGATAAAAAAATGTTAACCAATGAAATATGGGTCCTCTTGTGAATTTCATTGAGCCATGAAAAGAGTGCTAGTCACCAAATAAACCAAAGAGCAAAGAGGAATGATACCAAAATATGAGTCAGATTCAAGTTATGTGACCTTAGAACAAAATCCGCCTCAATTGCTCCACACGGacctggttttttttttttttttttttttacttttaaagAATACTATTCGCAAAGCATTCACTCAACCATATGTATTACTCTTGTTCGTAACAACTCTTCAGTAGCGTCAGAAATGTAGTCAATGTATCAGAGGTAAAAAATACTTCAATATCCTATTTCTTTGCATTTATCATATTTTACAATCTAAATATTGTGAAGTCATGAAGCAGCCTTTCCATCAGTGATCGTTTGGATTGGGATCAAGATGTCTTCAAAGTTGGAACTACATCAATTAGTTTTCCTTTATTCTTATGTGGGACACAATTAGGTGATGACTAACGATGTACCATCCAACATATCGAAAGAAACATAGTAAGGAAAACTAACCTCAACAACCAGCCCGGGTATTTTCAAATCTTTTAGACCAGAGAATCCTTTAAATAAGAGCCGAGCTTGTAATCCCATCTTCCTAACGCGAGTGTCATATTCATAAGTATTAAGAGTTGCAGAAAAAACTGATGATGCGCTAAAATCAAAATCCTCAACAAATTGACCAACAAATTCACACTTCACGAGCTTGGCTTTAAAAAACTTGATCTGACATTTATCTTCAGGAAGATTTGAGTGGCGTATCACCTTGAACTGACTCAAAGCTGGCGCACTGATTTCCACAAAACTCATTTTCAACCATTTGCAGTTTAGTAGCTCAAGCTTTTCCAGGGCCGGAAACTCAAACACCAATTTGCTGGTACCAGGAACATGCTCACCTCGAACTCTAGTTTGAGCAAGACACAAACTCTTGAGACTGGAAAACAAATTCTGGGCTGAAACTCTGAAAATACAAGGACATCGTAGTTTCATTATAGTCAATGACTTGCAATCAAAAAGGCGACCCGGTAAAACAACATTGTCATCATTATAAACTATATCCAAATCCTCAACGTTTCTCATTAATGCAGCAGATATCCATGATATCATGCGATGTGCATTGTACACAAAACGACACCGAAGACCAAATCTTTTTAAGCTTGAATTCTGAGAAAGAAAGAAGATCCTGTCCACAAAATTAATAAAGCTAGTCTTTCTAGTTTTCTTTAGCACAAACCGCACGTCATCATTGACGTCTATATTGTAAATGCCAGTCCACTTGTGTTCCCAATCCTTGGACAAAACACAAGTTCGTAGAGCATCCTTTGTGGGCAGGAGGGATAGAATTCGACTAGTAATACTTTCAGGCAGATTACTGATGATGTCCTGGCCGTTGTTTTCATCATAAGTGGTTCTTCGTTTCTTAGTTTGATTGCTGTCAATCAGAACTTTTCCACTCATAATTTAAACAGTCAACCTGGAATATTAAAGAAAATGTCTAACTCAGTTACCAATCAAATCAAAGGGGAGGGGAAAATGGCTAATCCTATCATGCACCCCAAGAATCTAGTAAAATGGCACAAGGGAAGTAAAT comes from Henckelia pumila isolate YLH828 chromosome 4, ASM3356847v2, whole genome shotgun sequence and encodes:
- the LOC140865427 gene encoding F-box/LRR-repeat protein At4g14103-like isoform X2, giving the protein MSGKVLIDSNQTKKRRTTYDENNGQDIISNLPESITSRILSLLPTKDALRTCVLSKDWEHKWTGIYNIDVNDDVRFVLKKTRKTSFINFVDRIFFLSQNSSLKRFGLRCRFVYNAHRMISWISAALMRNVEDLDIVYNDDNVVLPGRLFDCKSLTIMKLRCPCIFRVSAQNLFSSLKSLCLAQTRVRGEHVPGTSKLVFEFPALEKLELLNCKWLKMSFVEISAPALSQFKMGLQARLLFKGFSGLKDLKIPGLVVEAVTQSDQMPPLPSFNMLKRLEVFTKCNSGSLLKLLHVMPFLESIVLAMCFWNDYDYDEVESVPSCIVSHLRRVRFSSFSQRLPDYRMAQFLCTNALQLKKIEGLRRESSEERQRKKMYGQVREESEEKEIANIWAKLKCV
- the LOC140865427 gene encoding F-box/LRR-repeat protein At3g59190-like isoform X1, with translation MSGKVLIDSNQTKKRRTTYDENNGQDIISNLPESITSRILSLLPTKDALRTCVLSKDWEHKWTGIYNIDVNDDVRFVLKKTRKTSFINFVDRIFFLSQNSSLKRFGLRCRFVYNAHRMISWISAALMRNVEDLDIVYNDDNVVLPGRLFDCKSLTIMKLRCPCIFRVSAQNLFSSLKSLCLAQTRVRGEHVPGTSKLVFEFPALEKLELLNCKWLKMSFVEISAPALSQFKVIRHSNLPEDKCQIKFFKAKLVKCEFVGQFVEDFDFSASSVFSATLNTYEYDTRVRKMGLQARLLFKGFSGLKDLKIPGLVVEAVTQSDQMPPLPSFNMLKRLEVFTKCNSGSLLKLLHVMPFLESIVLAMCFWNDYDYDEVESVPSCIVSHLRRVRFSSFSQRLPDYRMAQFLCTNALQLKKIEGLRRESSEERQRKKMYGQVREESEEKEIANIWAKLKCV